In Gammaproteobacteria bacterium, the genomic window GATCTTCGCTGACTTCGCTGAGAAAATCCGTCGGGTGGTCTGCGGTAAATTCGCCGACGATTTCTTCGAGGATATCTTCGAGTGTGATCAGGCCCTGGATATCGCCGTATTCGTCGACTACCAGGGCGACTCGCTCGCCGGCTGCCTGGAAGTTGAGCAGCTGCCGGTTTAGCGAGGTTCCCTCGGGGACGAAGTACGGTTCGTCGACAAGTTGGCGCAAAGACGACTTGTCAAGATCGCCGCGGGCAACATGGCCCAGCACCTTGCGCAGATGCAGCATCCCCACGATGCGGTCGAGTGTATCCTCGAACACGGGTAACCGTGTAAACGTGCTGCCCTGGAGCTGTTGCACGATGGCGCCCCAGTCATCGTCCAGGTCGATACCGGTGATGTCCTGGCGGGTGATCATGATGTCGTCCACTGACGCTTTTTCCAGGTCCAGTATGGCGGTGAGCATGGCGCGATGCCGCCCCGGCACCATCACCGCAGCTTCGTTGACCACCGTGCGCAACTCTTCGGTGCTCAGCGACTGGCCGCTGCTGTCGCTCGCTTTCACGCCGAACAGGTAAAGGATCCCGTTTGCCACCAGGTTTATCGCCCACACGAACGGGTACATCACCTTGAGTAGCGGGAAGTACACATAGCTGGCCGGAATGGCGAGCCGTTCCGGTTTGAGTATTGCCAGTGTTTTTGGCATCAGCTCGGCAAAGATAAGCACTACGAGCGTGAGAATGACGACCGAAAGCACGACCGCAGCGCCACCGATGCGCACTGCGATTACCGACGCAATCGCTGATGCCGACAGGTTGACCAGGTTGTTGCCAAACAGGATCAGCCCGATCAGCCGGTCTGGCTGCTTCAGCAGTTTTTCAGCGAGCTGCGCACCACGGTGCCCGGCCCGGGCGCGGTGACGTAAACGGTAACGGTTGATGCTCATCAGTGCCGTTTCGGTGCCGGAGAAAAACGCCGAGAACAGCAGCAGCACCACGATTGCGATCAGCAGCCACTGCGTGGGTAAGGGGTCGTCTAACCCCATTGCCGGCCCAGCACCATTTCCAGCACGAAGCGGCTGCCGAAATACGCCAGCAGCAGCAGGGCAAAACCGACCAGCGCCAGAGTGGTGGCCTTACGGCCGCGCCAGCCGAACTGCCAGCGGCCAAGCAGCAGTACGCCAAATATCACCCAGGCCAGCGAAGCCAGCACGGTCTTGTGTGCCAGGTGTTGCGCCATCAGGTCGCGTACGAAAATCAGTCCGCTGAATATTGCCAGCGACAACAGCGCGAATCCGGCAAGGATGCAGGCAAACATATGACGCTCTATGTCATCGAGTGACGGCAGACGCACCGTCCAGCCGGCGGTGCCGACGTGCCGCAGCCGGCGGTCTTTCAGGCTGCCGGCAAATGCCAGCAACGCGGCGGCCGCCAGCAGGCTGTAGGCCAGCGTGGCCATCAGCGCATGACTGACAAATTGCCATAACGGAGCGGTTCCGGCCTCTGCAGGTAACTGGCCGCCGGCCGTAAACAGGGCAGTGATTCCGGCGATCCCCAGCAACACGCTGCCGAGACCGCGGAAATCGCTGCGCAGCACGTAGTAAATGCCCAGCAGAGCCAGCAGCCAGCCGGTGAGCGAGGCGGTACTGCCCAGGCTGAGTGCTTGCTGAGCGACGGTTGCGTACCACAGCAGCCCGCCGTGTGCCGCCACGGCTGCAGCCGCAAGGGCCAGCGCAATGGCAGTCAGCGGGGTCATTGTCTCGCTGCGGGCGGGTCCTGCCAGGAGGGCAGCCGCCACGGCGTATGCGCCGAAAACTGTGATCTCAGGCACAGAAAAAATCTTGTGATTACCGTAGCTTGCTGTCTGGTCAAAGAATCATCGCACACTGTGCCTTGGTTGAGAAGGCCGGATGTCTGGGTTCCGGTCGTGAGTATGGAAGGAAGAAATGCGGGTAAGAGTCCTGGGATGCAGTGGCGGCATCGGGCGAGGGTTGAGAACCACCTCGATCCTTGTCGACCGCGACATCCTTATTGACGCCGGCACCGGCGTCGGCGACCTCAGTCTCGACGATCTGTCGCAGATTCGCCATGTGTTTATCACCCATTCCCACCTGGATCACATCGTGTCTCTGCCGATGCTGATCGACAATATTTTCGAGCAACTGCTCGATGACCCGCTGCGGGTGTACGCAAACGCCGAAACGATTGCGGCGCTGCAAGAATACATTTTCAATGACGTCATCTGGCCCGACTTTACCTGCCTGCCAGACGCCGAAAACCCGGTTATCAGATTTGTCGAAATTGACGCCGGCGATAGTGTTGATATCGGCGATCGTTCACTGCGCGCCATAGGTGTGGAACACGCTGTGCCGACACTCGGATTCTGCGTCGCCAATGGCGAAAAAGTTTTCGCCTTCAGTGGAGACACAACCACCAATCGTACGTTGTGGCCGGTGCTCAACAGTTATGAACGGCTTGATGTGCTGGTAGTCGAGGTGTCGTTTCCCGATCGTCTCGCGCAGCTGGCGAGGGTTTCCGGTCATTACACCCCATCGACATTCGCCGCTGACCTGGAAAAACTCGACCACGAGCCGGCTATCTGGGTTACCGCAATGAAGCCCGGCGAAGAAGAAGCGATCCTCGACGAAGTCGGCGAGATCCTGCCGGATCGCGCTATCAGTCAGCTGCAGACCGGAACCGTGTTCGAGCTATAATCCCCGCTCTCCTGAACACCGGGTAGTTTCATGTTTGACAGTCTTAGCGAGCGGCTAAGCAGCACAGTCGCGTCGTTGCGTGGTGGCGGCAAGCTTACCGAAGACAATATTCGCGACACGCTGCGCCAGGTGCGCATGGCTCTCCTGGAGGCCGATGTTGCGTTACCGGTTGTGCGTGAGTTCATTGGCGGCGTGCGCGAGCGCGCGGTCGGGGAAGAAGTGCTGAAAAGCCTCACGCCCGGTCAGGCGCTGATCCGGGTGGTACACGAGGAACTGGTCCATGTAATGGGCGATGCCGCCGCCGGTCTCGACCTGCGCACACAACCGCCGGCGGTCATCATGGTGGCCGGTCTGCAGGGTTCCGGTAAAACCACCACCGTGGCCAAACTGGCGCTCTGGCTGCAGCAGCGGGAAAAGAAAAAGGTATTGATCGCCAGTGCGGACGTCTACCGGCCGGCGGCCATCCTGCAGCTGCAAACGCTGGCGCAGTCGATCGGCAGCGAGTTCATGCCAAGCAGTGAAGAAGACGATCCTCGGGATATCGCACGGCGGGCAGTCGCGGAAGGCCGGCGCCAGCTGGTCGACGTGGTGCTGCTGGATACCGCAGGCCGCCTGCATATCGATGAGCAAATGATGCAGGAAGTGCGTGAAGTGCACGCAGCTGCGGAACCGGTCGAGACGCTGTTCGTGCTCGACAGCATGGCTGGCCAGGATGCGGTCAATTCTGCACGCGCCTTCGACGAGGCCTTGCCGCTGACCGGAATAGTTCTGACAAAGACCGACGGCGATGCGCGTGGTGGTGCCGCACTGTCGGCGCGCCAGGTCACCGGCAAGCCGATCAAGTTTCTCGGTACCGGTGAGAAAACCGATGCGCTGGAGTTGTTTCATCCCGATCGCGTGGCGTCGCGCATCCTGGGCATGGGTGACGTACTTACACTCGTCGAACAGGTACAGGAAAAAGCCGACCAGAAGAAAACTGAAAAACTGGCGCGCAAGCTGAAGAAGGGCAAGGGCTTCAATCTGGAAGACCTGCGCGACCAGCTCGAGCAGATGCTCGGCATGGGCGGGATCGGCGGTTTGCTCGACAAGTTGCCCGGCATGGGCCAGGTCCCGGAGGCGGTCCGGCAACAGGCGGACGATCGGCAGATTCGTCGCCAGATAGCGCTGATCAACTCCATGACGCCGGGCGAGCGGCGCCACCCGAAGATCCTCAACGGATCGCGCAAGCGCCGCATTGCCGCGGGTGCCGGGCTGGCGGTGCAGGACGTAAACCGGCTGGTAAAGCAGCACCACCAGATGCAGAAAATGATGAAGAAAGTGTCCCGTGGTGGGGCCAAGGGGCTGATGCGGGCCATGCAGGGCCGCCGGCCGCCGCCGTTCTAGGTGGCGCTCCGCTTCCAGTGCCGAGGCCCTCAGGTGCATCTGCTCCAAGGCGAAACCAGTCCAAATACCTTGGAATTGTTCTATTCGATGGTTCCCCTTTGCCCTGCAAGTCAGTAGAATGCCCGGCTGGTTGCAGCCCGCGGGGGCTGTGCAGGGCATCTGAGGAACAGCGGAAATGGTGACAATAAGACTGTCACGTGGCGGCGCCAACAAGCGACCGTTCTATCACATCATCGTAACGGACAGCCGCAATCGCCGGGACGGGCGTGGCATCGAACGGCTGGGTTTTTTCAATCCGGGCGCTAAAGAAAATGAAGAGAAGCTGCGCCTGGACCTGGAGCGCACCGAGTACTGGATCAGCAAGGGTGCGCAGCCATCTGACCGCGTGCGTTATCTGCTGAAACTTCAGCAGGCCGCGGCCAGCAACTGAAGCGGCGTCGCCGCGCATGACTGCGCGGGAAGACAAAGTTCAGCTCGGAAATATCTCCGGGCTGTTTGGCGTCAAGGGCTGGGTAAAGGTCTACTCTTTTACCGATCCGCCCCGCAATATTTTTAACTACACACCCTGGCAGCTGGAGCTCGACAACGAACAGCTCGATGTGGCCGTTGTCGAATCGCGGCAACGCGGAGCCGGGCTGGTCGCGCGTCTGGAAGGTTGCGATGACCGTGACCAGGCAGCACGACTGGTTGGCGCAAAAGTCTGGGTGCCGCGAGCGCAACTGCCTCCGCCCGCGCAGGGCGAGTTTTACTGGACTGACCTGGTCGGGCTTGAAGTCGTAACCGAACAGGGCGTATCACTTGGCAAAGTGGCGCGCCTGATTGAAACTGGCGCCAATGACGTGATGGTGGTACACGGGGAGCGCGAAAGACTGGTCCCCTGGATAAGCGAGCAGGTGGTTGCGGCCGTCGATATCGGCGGGGGGCGTATAACCGTGCGCTGGGACCCGGACTTCTGACATGCATCTGCACGTAGTCACATTGTTTCCTGAAGCCGTGACGAACTGGGCCGGGCAGGGCGTGTTTGGTCGCGCCGTCGGTAGCGGCACCCTGAAATTTGCCACCACTAATCCGCGTGACTTCACCGATGACGTACATCGCACCGTGGACGATCGTCCTTATGGTGGGGGTCCCGGGATGGTGATGAAGCCCGAACCGCTGGCGCGCGCGATCACCGCGGCCCGCGAGCTGGTACCGGCTGGCAGCCCGGTGATCTACCTCAGCCCGCAGGGCGAGCGCTTCACCCAGGCGGTGGCCGCTGAGCTGGCCGAAGGCCCCGGAATGGTGCTGCTGGCAGGGCGCTATGAGGGTATCGACGAGCGGCTGGTTGGCCTCGCAGTCGACCGCGAGCTGTCAATTGGCGATTTTGTCCTCTCAGGTGGTGAATTGGCAGCCCTTGTTGTGGCAGACTGCGTGGCCCGGCTCGTGCCGGGGGTGCTGGGTGACCCGGAATCGGCTGCCCAGGACTCGTTCAGCAACGGCCTGCTGGACTGCCCGCATTACACGCGGCCGGAGGAATTTTCCGGTCGCAGGGTTCCGCCGGTACTGCTGAGCGGAGATCATGCGGCAATCAGGCGCTGGCGTCTGATGATGTCGTTGGGACGTACGTGGGAACGGCGGCCCGACCTGCTCGAGGAACTCGAGCTGACGGACGAGCAACGTGAACTGCTCGAGGAATACAAGGCCGGTGCCGGTGACGGTGGCGGTATGGAACAAAACTGAAACCAGGCGATCGATATGAGCAAGATTATTGAACAAATCGAAAACGAACAAATGAGTCAGGACATCCCTGACTTCAACCCGGGCGACACAGTTGTCGTCCAGGTAAAAGTGAAAGAGGGAACACGTGAGCGGCTGCAGGCTTACGAGGGTGTGGTTATTGCCAAGCGGAATCGCGGTCTGAACTCCGCCTTTACCGTGCGCAAAGTGTCGCATGGCGAAGGAGTGGAACGTGTATTCCAGACCTACAGTCCCGCAATTGCATCAATTACGGTCAAGCGGCGCGGCGATGTACGTCGTGCCAAGCTTTATTATCTGCGTGCGCGCTCCGGTAAATCGGCCCGCATCAAGGAAAAAATCTGAACCGTCACGTCAGTTAACAGAATCGGGCCCGCGCGGCCCGATTTTTTTGCCCGGTTGTTGCTGCAGCCAGCACAGGTCAGATCCCGTCTGCGTTGCCCGGCATCCGTATGCTGGACTACAATCAAGCCTGCCCGGAATGTAAAAAATCAGATCACCGGGAAAAATCCATGCTCGACGCACTACGGAAGAAACTCTACACACCGGTTGATATCGCCTCTGTGGTGGTATTCCGCGTCGGCTTTGGCTTCATCATGCTGTACGAAGTATGGCGCTACATGAGTCATGACTGGGTTCGAATGTTCTACATTCGGCCCGAGTTCATGTTCAAGTACTACGGCTTTGAATGGCTGCAGGCATGGCCAGGCAATGGGATGACCTGGCATTTCGTGGCGCTGGGCGTGCTCGCCTTCATGATAATGGTGGGCGCCGCTTACCGCATCGCCACGGTGCTGTTCCTTATTGGCTTCTCGTATGTGTTCCTGCTCGATCAGGCGCGCTACCTGAATCACTTCTACTTTGTCATCCTGCTCTCGTTGCTCATGTGTTTCGTGCCGGCACACCGTGCGTTCTCTGTTGATGCCTGGCTGCGGCCAAAATTGCGCTCGGCCACGATTCCCGGGTGGGCGCTGTTCGCGTTGCTTATCCAGATGGAAATCGTGCTGCTTTATGCCGGCATCGTAAAGATCACGCCAGACTGGCTGCAGGGGCAGCCGCTGGGCATGTGGCTGGCGAACGACGCCGATCTGTTCCTGGTCGGCCAGTTGTTCGAACAAAAGTGGGCCATCGTCGGTGGATCCTGGGCCGTGATTATTCTGCATTGTGTCGGCGCGCCACTGCTGTTTTTCAAAAGCACACGCATGTATGTGTTCGTGCTCTACTGCAGTTTTCACTTTCTCAACCACCTGGTGTTCGAGATAGGGATATTTCCGTGGCTGACTATTGTAGGGACCACGCTGTTTTTCGATCCCGACTGGCCGCGGAAGCTGGGTCGCCGGGTTGAACTGCACGTGGCACGCCTGATGGAAAGGCGCCACGACCTGGGGCAGGGCACGATCAGCAGCCAGCTTGTAGCAGGTCCGGCAGCGCCACCGGCAATGCAGCAGCCGTCGCCGCTGACGGTCGCGTTAATTTCGATTCTTGGCGTTTGGATGGTGTTGCAGGCGGTAATCCCGCTGCGTCATTACCTGTATCCCGGTGATGTGGCCTGGACCGAGGAGGGGCACCGTTTCGCCTGGCGCATGAAATTGCGCAACAAGAGCGGGCGGATAAAGTTTGTCGCAACGGACCCGGCGACCGGTAACGAATGGAGCATCGATCCGCGTAACTATCTCACCAGCAAGCAGACCCGTGTCATGGCATGCCGGCCGGACATGATGCTGCAGTTTGCGCATTACCTCGCGCAGCGGCTGGAAGCGGAGGCCAATATTCACGACGCGGTTATACAGGCGAAAAACACCTGTTCGCTCAATGGTCGGCCGCGCCTGCCGATAGTAGATCCTGAGCGCAACCTGGCGCAGGTTGAGCGTAGCCTGGCTGCGGCCGACTGGCTGCTGCCGAATGACAAACCGCTGCCGCAGTTCTGGCGCGACGAAACGAGAGCTGCCTCGCGCTGACGAGGAAGTTCGGCCCGTATCGCACTTTCATTTATCATATCGTCGCTTTGGGCGGCACATTGTTTACCATGCGAGTCATGAAAATTGCGCGTCTTTTATTGCTGGTGATGCTGCCCGGATTGTCCGGTTGCGGTGCGCTCGTGGCGTCGGCTGCGGACCGCTTCGCCGGCAACCTGACCACGGCGATCCTGGAACAGGATGACCCGGCGCTGGTACGGGATGGGCTTCCTGCCTATCTGCTGCTGCTGGACAGCCTGATCCTGTCGGAGCCGGGCAGCCCGAAGTTGCTGGCGGCCGGGGCGCAGATGTATGCCTCATACGCAGTCACGTTTGCCACCGATCAGCAGCGGGCCCAGCGGCTGAGCGAGCGTGGCCGCAGCTATGGCCAGAGGGCCCTGTGTCTCAGGCATCAGCAGGCATGCGACTGGCAGCAGAGCAGTTTCGATGATTTTGTTGCCGCGCTGGAGCTGGTCGACGAGCGCGAGGCCGAGGCGCTGTACGCCTATACCATCAGCTGGCTGGCCTGGCTGCGCGCCAACAGTGGTGACTGGAGTGCCCTGACGGACCTGCCACGCGTGGAGGCCGCGCTCGATCGGCTGCAGCAGCTCGACCGGCCCGACCAGCGCGCCAACGTGAATCTTTATCTCGGGGTGCTCAATACCCTGCGACCCCCGGCGCTGGGGGGCGATCCGGAGCAGGGCCGGGCATATTTCGAACGTGCAATTTCGTTAACCGGGGAACGGGATCTCAGCGCGAAGGTCGAATATGCGCGAGGGTATGCCCGCCTGGTATACGATCGCGAGCTGCATGACAGGCTGCTGCGCGAGGTTCTGGAGGCAGATCCACGGGCGCCGGCGTTGACCCTGCTGAACGTGCTGGCACAGGAACAGGCCCGGGATTTGCTGGCAGGCGCTGATGATTACTTTTGAGGGACCACACGGATGACACGAAGCACGTTTCTTGCTCTGCTGGCTTTGCCGCTGTTGATGCTGCCGGTTGCATTACCGGCTGCCGGGCAGACGCTCAAGATCGCGACGATCTCGCCTGAGGGCTCGTACTGGATGACGCGCATGCGCGAGGGCGCCGCAGAAATTCAGCAGCGGACCGATGGCCGTGTGCAGCTGAAGTTTTACGGCGGCGGCGTCATGGGTAATGACAAAAAGGTGCTGCGCAAGATGCGGGTCGGGCAGCTGCATGGTGGCACTTTCACCTCCGGCGGCCTGGTAGAACAGGATCCGGACCTGCAGCTGTATGGTTTGCCGCTGTTGTTCAATAGCGCCGACGAAGTCGCATATGTGCGCAAGCGTATGGACGAGATTCTGCTCAAGGGGCTGGAGCAAAAATCGGGCCTGGTCAGCTTCGGTCTGGCCAGCGGCGGTTTCGCGCGGTTGATGTCCAACAGCCCGGTACGCTCACTCGACGATCTGCGCGGGCGCAAGATCTGGGTGCCGGAAGGTGATGCGATCAGCTATGCAGCAATGGAAGCACTTGGGCTTGCCCCGGTTACGCTGCCGATTACCGATGTACTCACCGGTCTGCAAACGGGGTTGATCGAGATCATCGGCTCATCCGCCGTCGGTGCCGTCGTCCTGCAGTGGCATACAAAGGTCAGCTATATCAGCGATCTTCCCGTAACTTATATATATGCGCTGCTGGCAATCGACGGACGTGCTTTCGGCCGCCTCGATCCGGCAGACCAGCAGGCAGTACGCGAAGTGATGGAAGCGACCTACCGCGAATTCGATGCAGTCAACGATCGCGACGACGCTCAGGCTAACGAGGCGCTGGCGAAGGCCGGCATCGAGACTGTCCCGGTCGAGCAGGATCAGCTGCCACAGTGGCGCAGGCTGGTCGGCGCGGTGAACCAGAAGCAGGCCGACGACGGCATGATCAGCCCGGCACTGCTGGCGACGTTGCAACAACACCTGGCTGATTTTCGTACGCAACAGCAAGCGGCGGCGACAGCGCCGTGAATGAGCCGGAGCAGTCCCGGTCTCTGATCAGCAGGCTCGGACAGCTACTGGAAGACTCCTTCCTTACGGTGCTGCTGGTTGCGCTGATAACAATCGCGACGGGGCAAATAGTCCTGCGCAATGTGTTTCACTCGAGCCTGCCGTGGACAGACGAACTGCTGCGATTGCTGGTGCTGTGGCTGGCAATGGCGGCAGCAGTGACGGCGGCTCGCGACGATCGCCATATTTCCATCGATGTGCTGTCGCGCTTTCTCGAGGGACGCTGGCTGGCCGGCAGCCGCCTGTTGATTGCTGCATTTACCGCTGCGGTGTGCGGCCTGCTGGCCTGGCATTCAGGACGTTTCGTCAACGACTCACGGCTGTACGAGGATATCTTGCTCGGCGGCGTGCCGGCATGGATTCTGCAGGGCGTCATGCCGCTTGCCTTCGCGTTGATGACCTGGCGCTACCTGGCGCATGCACTGCGTCACCTGCTGGTGCTGCTGCGGGGTGAGCACTGATGCTGATGATGGCTGCGCTGGTGTTGCTGGCGCTGTTCGGCGCGCCATTATTTGCCGTTATCGGCGCCAGCGCGTTGTTCGCATTTCACGGCGCTGAAATTGACCTGTCAGTCGTGGCAATAGAGATATTTGGTCTGGCCGAAATGCCGGTGCTGCTGGCAATCCCCTTGTTCACGTTTGCCGGCTATGTGCTGAGCGAAAGCGAGGCGCCACATCGACTGGTGCGTGTTACCAATGCGCTCATTGGCTGGATGCCGGGCGGGCTGGCAATCGTTGCGCTCGCGGCCTGCGCGTTATTCACGGCGTTTACCGGCGCATCCGGTGTAACCATTATTGCGCTGGGTGCGCTGCTTTACCCGGCACTAAGCGAGGCCGGCTACCGCGACAAGTTCAACCTGGGGTTGATTACTTCATCCGGCAGTCTCGGACTGCTGTTCGCGCCGTCGCTGCCACTGATTCTGTATGGCATCGTCGCCAAGACTTCAATCGACGACCTGTTTCTGGCCGGCCTGCTGCCGGGCCTCCTGATGCTGGTACTGCTCAGCGCCTGGGCGATTCTGAGTAATCCGCAGACGCGGGTACCTGTCAGTCAATTCTCCACCGCTGAAGCCGCTGCCGCGTTGCGTGAAGCGGCACTGGAGCTGCCGCTGCCGGTCGTCGTGCTCGGTGGTATATACAGCGGCTATTTTGCCGTTTCCGAGGCCGCTGCTGTCACAGCCGCGTATGTGTTCCTGGTCGAAGTGGTGATCCGGCGTGAAATTACCTGGCGGCGCTTGCCCGGCCTGATGCGCGAATCAATGGTGCTGGTCGGTGGGATCCTGATGATTCTCGGCGTGTCGCTGGCGTCGACCAATTTTGTCATCGATTCCGGTCTGCCCGAAAAGCTGTTCGAGCTGCTTGATGGTTTTGTTTCCAGCAAGGGCACATTTATTGCGTTGCTGATCGTGTTCCTGCTGATCCTCGGCGCCTTTCTCGATATCTTTTCGGCGCTGGTGCTGGTCGTGCCGATGATCCTGCCGGTTGCCATGCGTTACCAGGTCGACCCGGTTCACCTCGGCATCATCTTCCTGGCCACCATGCAGCTGGGCTACATGACCCCACCGGTGGGTCTGAACCTGTTCATCGCCAGCTACCGTTTCGACAAGCCGATCATGCAGGTTTATGCTGCGAGCATTCCGTTCCTGGTAATCCTGCTCGCTGCAGTGCTGGTGATTGCCTACTGGCCCGGGTTGTCGCTCTTCTTTCTTCAGTAAAGAGTCATTATAAACAATGAGTTCCAGAAATATCTTCACTCGA contains:
- a CDS encoding DUF21 domain-containing protein; the encoded protein is MGLDDPLPTQWLLIAIVVLLLFSAFFSGTETALMSINRYRLRHRARAGHRGAQLAEKLLKQPDRLIGLILFGNNLVNLSASAIASVIAVRIGGAAVVLSVVILTLVVLIFAELMPKTLAILKPERLAIPASYVYFPLLKVMYPFVWAINLVANGILYLFGVKASDSSGQSLSTEELRTVVNEAAVMVPGRHRAMLTAILDLEKASVDDIMITRQDITGIDLDDDWGAIVQQLQGSTFTRLPVFEDTLDRIVGMLHLRKVLGHVARGDLDKSSLRQLVDEPYFVPEGTSLNRQLLNFQAAGERVALVVDEYGDIQGLITLEDILEEIVGEFTADHPTDFLSEVSED
- the ccsA gene encoding cytochrome c biogenesis protein CcsA; the encoded protein is MTPLTAIALALAAAAVAAHGGLLWYATVAQQALSLGSTASLTGWLLALLGIYYVLRSDFRGLGSVLLGIAGITALFTAGGQLPAEAGTAPLWQFVSHALMATLAYSLLAAAALLAFAGSLKDRRLRHVGTAGWTVRLPSLDDIERHMFACILAGFALLSLAIFSGLIFVRDLMAQHLAHKTVLASLAWVIFGVLLLGRWQFGWRGRKATTLALVGFALLLLAYFGSRFVLEMVLGRQWG
- a CDS encoding 3',5'-cyclic-nucleotide phosphodiesterase yields the protein MRVRVLGCSGGIGRGLRTTSILVDRDILIDAGTGVGDLSLDDLSQIRHVFITHSHLDHIVSLPMLIDNIFEQLLDDPLRVYANAETIAALQEYIFNDVIWPDFTCLPDAENPVIRFVEIDAGDSVDIGDRSLRAIGVEHAVPTLGFCVANGEKVFAFSGDTTTNRTLWPVLNSYERLDVLVVEVSFPDRLAQLARVSGHYTPSTFAADLEKLDHEPAIWVTAMKPGEEEAILDEVGEILPDRAISQLQTGTVFEL
- the ffh gene encoding signal recognition particle protein, encoding MFDSLSERLSSTVASLRGGGKLTEDNIRDTLRQVRMALLEADVALPVVREFIGGVRERAVGEEVLKSLTPGQALIRVVHEELVHVMGDAAAGLDLRTQPPAVIMVAGLQGSGKTTTVAKLALWLQQREKKKVLIASADVYRPAAILQLQTLAQSIGSEFMPSSEEDDPRDIARRAVAEGRRQLVDVVLLDTAGRLHIDEQMMQEVREVHAAAEPVETLFVLDSMAGQDAVNSARAFDEALPLTGIVLTKTDGDARGGAALSARQVTGKPIKFLGTGEKTDALELFHPDRVASRILGMGDVLTLVEQVQEKADQKKTEKLARKLKKGKGFNLEDLRDQLEQMLGMGGIGGLLDKLPGMGQVPEAVRQQADDRQIRRQIALINSMTPGERRHPKILNGSRKRRIAAGAGLAVQDVNRLVKQHHQMQKMMKKVSRGGAKGLMRAMQGRRPPPF
- the rpsP gene encoding 30S ribosomal protein S16, producing the protein MVTIRLSRGGANKRPFYHIIVTDSRNRRDGRGIERLGFFNPGAKENEEKLRLDLERTEYWISKGAQPSDRVRYLLKLQQAAASN
- the rimM gene encoding ribosome maturation factor RimM; translation: MTAREDKVQLGNISGLFGVKGWVKVYSFTDPPRNIFNYTPWQLELDNEQLDVAVVESRQRGAGLVARLEGCDDRDQAARLVGAKVWVPRAQLPPPAQGEFYWTDLVGLEVVTEQGVSLGKVARLIETGANDVMVVHGERERLVPWISEQVVAAVDIGGGRITVRWDPDF
- the trmD gene encoding tRNA (guanosine(37)-N1)-methyltransferase TrmD, giving the protein MHLHVVTLFPEAVTNWAGQGVFGRAVGSGTLKFATTNPRDFTDDVHRTVDDRPYGGGPGMVMKPEPLARAITAARELVPAGSPVIYLSPQGERFTQAVAAELAEGPGMVLLAGRYEGIDERLVGLAVDRELSIGDFVLSGGELAALVVADCVARLVPGVLGDPESAAQDSFSNGLLDCPHYTRPEEFSGRRVPPVLLSGDHAAIRRWRLMMSLGRTWERRPDLLEELELTDEQRELLEEYKAGAGDGGGMEQN
- the rplS gene encoding 50S ribosomal protein L19, encoding MSKIIEQIENEQMSQDIPDFNPGDTVVVQVKVKEGTRERLQAYEGVVIAKRNRGLNSAFTVRKVSHGEGVERVFQTYSPAIASITVKRRGDVRRAKLYYLRARSGKSARIKEKI
- a CDS encoding HTTM domain-containing protein, with amino-acid sequence MLDALRKKLYTPVDIASVVVFRVGFGFIMLYEVWRYMSHDWVRMFYIRPEFMFKYYGFEWLQAWPGNGMTWHFVALGVLAFMIMVGAAYRIATVLFLIGFSYVFLLDQARYLNHFYFVILLSLLMCFVPAHRAFSVDAWLRPKLRSATIPGWALFALLIQMEIVLLYAGIVKITPDWLQGQPLGMWLANDADLFLVGQLFEQKWAIVGGSWAVIILHCVGAPLLFFKSTRMYVFVLYCSFHFLNHLVFEIGIFPWLTIVGTTLFFDPDWPRKLGRRVELHVARLMERRHDLGQGTISSQLVAGPAAPPAMQQPSPLTVALISILGVWMVLQAVIPLRHYLYPGDVAWTEEGHRFAWRMKLRNKSGRIKFVATDPATGNEWSIDPRNYLTSKQTRVMACRPDMMLQFAHYLAQRLEAEANIHDAVIQAKNTCSLNGRPRLPIVDPERNLAQVERSLAAADWLLPNDKPLPQFWRDETRAASR
- the dctP gene encoding TRAP transporter substrate-binding protein DctP, producing the protein MTRSTFLALLALPLLMLPVALPAAGQTLKIATISPEGSYWMTRMREGAAEIQQRTDGRVQLKFYGGGVMGNDKKVLRKMRVGQLHGGTFTSGGLVEQDPDLQLYGLPLLFNSADEVAYVRKRMDEILLKGLEQKSGLVSFGLASGGFARLMSNSPVRSLDDLRGRKIWVPEGDAISYAAMEALGLAPVTLPITDVLTGLQTGLIEIIGSSAVGAVVLQWHTKVSYISDLPVTYIYALLAIDGRAFGRLDPADQQAVREVMEATYREFDAVNDRDDAQANEALAKAGIETVPVEQDQLPQWRRLVGAVNQKQADDGMISPALLATLQQHLADFRTQQQAAATAP
- a CDS encoding TRAP transporter small permease, whose translation is MNEPEQSRSLISRLGQLLEDSFLTVLLVALITIATGQIVLRNVFHSSLPWTDELLRLLVLWLAMAAAVTAARDDRHISIDVLSRFLEGRWLAGSRLLIAAFTAAVCGLLAWHSGRFVNDSRLYEDILLGGVPAWILQGVMPLAFALMTWRYLAHALRHLLVLLRGEH
- a CDS encoding TRAP transporter large permease subunit: MLMMAALVLLALFGAPLFAVIGASALFAFHGAEIDLSVVAIEIFGLAEMPVLLAIPLFTFAGYVLSESEAPHRLVRVTNALIGWMPGGLAIVALAACALFTAFTGASGVTIIALGALLYPALSEAGYRDKFNLGLITSSGSLGLLFAPSLPLILYGIVAKTSIDDLFLAGLLPGLLMLVLLSAWAILSNPQTRVPVSQFSTAEAAAALREAALELPLPVVVLGGIYSGYFAVSEAAAVTAAYVFLVEVVIRREITWRRLPGLMRESMVLVGGILMILGVSLASTNFVIDSGLPEKLFELLDGFVSSKGTFIALLIVFLLILGAFLDIFSALVLVVPMILPVAMRYQVDPVHLGIIFLATMQLGYMTPPVGLNLFIASYRFDKPIMQVYAASIPFLVILLAAVLVIAYWPGLSLFFLQ